From a single Ciconia boyciana chromosome 6, ASM3463844v1, whole genome shotgun sequence genomic region:
- the RAG1 gene encoding V(D)J recombination-activating protein 1, translated as MSVVSQMDLPEEIQHPYTKFSEWKFKLFKVRSFEKTPFDDSQHINKDQAEEVSSSNKEIILRKDEALPRAEKMDLMGNSQALEKDANDMKTQDNKAHQNNLKQLCRICGVSFKTDCYKRTHPVHGPVDDETLWLLRKKEKKATSWPDLIAKVFKIDVRGDVDTIHPTRFCHNCWSIIHRKFSNTPCEVYFPRNSTMEWQPHSPNCDVCHTTSRGVKRKSQPPSVQHGKRVKTIAERARINRGVKNQAQINNKNLMKEIVNCKNIHLSTKLLAVDYPVDFIKSISCQICEHILADPVETTCRHLFCRTCILKCIKVIGSYCPSCWYPCFPTDLVTPVKSFLNVLDSLGIRCPVKECDEEILHGKYGQHLSSHKEMKDRELYSHVNKGGRPRQHLLSLTRRAQKHRLRELKRQVKAFAEKEEGGDIKAVCMTLFLLALRAKNEHRQADELEAIMQGRGSGLHPAVCLAIRVNTFLSCSQYHKMYRTVKAVTGRQIFQPLHALRTAEKALLPGYHPFEWKPPLKNVSTNTEVGIIDGLSGLPLSIDDYPVDTIAKRFRYDAALVCALKDMEEEILEGMKAKNLDDYLNGPFTVVVKESCDGMGDVSEKHGSGPAVPEKAVRFSFTVMNIAIAHGNESKRIFEEVKPNSELCCKPLCLMLADESDHETLTAILSPLIAEREAMKNSELLLEMGGILRTFKFIFRGTGYDEKLVREVEGLEASGSTYICTLCDATRLEASQNLVFHSITRSHAENLERYEIWRSNPYHESVDELRDRVKGVSAKPFIETVPSIDALHCDIGNATEFYRIFQMEIGEVYKNSDVSKEERKRWQLILDKHLRKKMNLKPMMRMSGNFARKLMSKETVEAVCELIKCEERHEALKELMDLYLKMKPVWRSSCPAKECPELLCQYSYNSQRFAELLSTKFKYRYEGKITNYFHKTLAHVPEIIERDGSIGAWASEGNESGNKLFRRFRKMNARQSKCYEMEDVLKHHWLYTSKYLQKFMNAHKTLKSQGFTIDPEDSLGESLPLEVLESNE; from the coding sequence ATGTCAGTAGTATCACAAATGGACCTGCCTGAAGAAATTCAGCATCCATATACAAAATTTTCTGAATGGAAATTCAAGCTGTTTAAAGTGAGATCATTTGAAAAAACACCTTTTGATGACAGCCAGCACATAAACAAAGATCAGGCAGAAGAGGTCTCTTCTTCAAACAAAGAAATCATACTGCGTAAAGATGAAGCACTGCCAAGAGCAGAAAAGATGGACTTAATGGGCAATAGCCAGGCACTTGAGAAAGATGCCAATGACATGAAAACACAAGATAATAAAGCTCATCAGAACAATCTGAAGCAACTTTGCCGCATCTGTGgagtttcatttaaaactgattGTTACAAGAGAACTCATCCAGTGCATGGGCCGGTGGATGATGAAACTCTGTGGcttctgagaaagaaagagaaaaaagcaaccTCTTGGCCAGATCTTATCGCTAAGGTTTTTAAGATTGATGTGCGAGGGGATGTTGATACTATCCATCCCACTCGATTTTGTCACAACTGCTGGAGTATTATCCATAGAAAATTCAGTAATACTCCATGTGAAGTATATTTTCCTAGGAACAGTACAATGGAGTGGCAACCCCACTCCCCAAACTGTGATGTGTGCCACACTACCAGTCGGGGAGTCAAGAGAAAAAGCCAGCCACCCAGTGTACAACATGGCAAACGTGTGAAGACCATTGCAGAACGTGCTCGAATAAACAGAGGTGTAAAGAACCAAGCGCagataaacaacaaaaatttaatgaaagagATTGTCAATTGCAAGAATATACATCTCAGCACCAAGCTGCTTGCAGTTGATTACCCAGTAGATTTCATTAAATCCATCTCTTGCCAGATCTGTGAGCATATTTTGGCAGATCCAGTGGAAACAACATGTAGACACTTGTTTTGCAGAACTTGCATCCTTAAATGTATCAAGGTTATTGGCAGCTATTGCCCCTCCTGCTGGTATCCTTGCTTCCCTACTGATCTGGTAACCCCAGTGAAATCATTCCTGAACGTTCTTGATAGCCTGGGTATAAGATGCCCTGTAAAGGAATGTGATGAAGAGATCTTGCATGGAAAATATGGCCAACACCTCTCTAGCCACAAGGAGATGAAAGATAGAGAGCTCTACAGCCACGTAAATAAAGGTGGCCGACCAAGGCAGCATCTCCTGTCTTTGACCAGGAGAGCTCAGAAACATCGTCTGAGAGAACTGAAACGTCAAGTCAAGGCTTTTGCTGAGAAAGAAGAGGGCGGTGATATAAAGGCTGTATGCATGACTTTGTTCCTGCTAGCTTTAAGAGCAAAAAACGAACACAGACAAGCAGATGAATTGGAGGCTATAATGCAAGGGAGGGGATCTGGACTTCACCCTGCTGTCTGCCTGGCGATCCGAGTCAACACGTTTCTCAGCTGTAGCCAATATCACAAAATGTATAGAACGGTAAAAGCTGTCACTGGGAGGCAGATCTTCCAGCCTTTGCATGCTCTTCGCACTGCTGAGAAAGCCCTCCTACCAGGTTACCATCCATTTGAGTGGAAACCTCCCTTGAAAAATGTATCCACTAATACAGAAGTGGGAATCATAGATGGACTATCAGGATTGCCACTCTCAATTGATGACTACCCAGTAGACACAATTGCAAAGAGATTTCGCTATGATGCAGCCTTGGTTTGTGCCTTAAAGGACATGGAGGAGGAGATCTTGGAAGGcatgaaagcaaaaaacctgGATGACTATTTGAACGGTCCCTTCACTGTGGTAGTAAAAGAGTCCTGTGATGGAATGGGAGATGTTAGCGAGAAGCACGGAAGTGGGCCTGCTGTCCCAGAGAAGGCTGTTCgcttttctttcacagtcatGAACATTGCTATAGCACATGGGAATGAAAGCAAGAGGATCTTTGAAGAAGTAAAGCCCAATTCAGAGTTGTGTTGCAAGCCCTTGTGCCTTATGCTGGCTGATGAATCGGATCATGAAACTCTGACGGCAATCCTGAGCCCCCTCATAGCAGAAAGAGAGGCTATGAAAAACAGTGAACTTCTACTTGAAATGGGAGGCATCCTGAGAACATTCAAATTCATCTTTAGGGGTACAGGATATGATGAGAAACTTGTGCGGGAAGTGGAAGGGCTGGAGGCCTCAGGTTCCACTTACATTTGTACTCTGTGTGATGCAACCCGCCTGGAGGCGTCCCAGAATTTGGTCTTTCACTCCATAACCAGGAGCCATGCTGAAAATCTGGAGCGATATGAAATATGGAGGTCCAACCCATATCACGAATCTGTTGATGAGCTCCGTGACAGAGTGAAGGGTGTTTCAGCCAAACCTTTTATTGAGACCGTTCCCTCCATAGATGCATTGCACTGCGACATTGGCAACGCAACAGAATTCTACAGGATtttccagatggagatcggtgaaGTTTACAAGAATTCTGACGTGTctaaagaggagaggaagaggtggCAGTTGATTCTTGACAAACACCTCAGGAAGAAGATGAACTTGAAGCCTATGATGAGGATGAGTGGAAATTTCGCTAGAAAGCTCATGTCCAAAGAGACAGTAGAGGCAGTATGTGAATTAATAAAGTGTGAGGAAAGGCATGAAGCCCTAAAAGAACTAATGGACCTTTATCTGAAGATGAAGCCGGTGTGGCGATCTTCATGCCCTGCCAAGGAGTGTCCAGAATTGCTGTGCCAGTATAGCTACAATTCACAGCGTTTTGCTGAGCTCCTATCTACAAAGTTCAAGTACAGATATGAAGGCAAGATTACAAATTATTTCCACAAAACCCTCGCTCATGTTCCTGAAATCATTGAAAGAGACGGGTCCATTGGGGCCTGGGCAAGTGAAGGAAATGAGTCTGGAAACAAACTGTTTAGGAGGTTCCGAAAAATGAATGCCAGGCAGTCCAAATGCTATGAGATGGAGGATGTCTTGAAGCATCACTGGCTATATACCTCTAAGTACCTCCAGAAGTTCATGAATGctcataaaacattaaaaagccaGGGCTTCACCATTGATCCAGAGGATAGTTTAGGTGAGTCCTTGCCACTGGAGGTCTTGGAAAGCAATGAATGA
- the TRAF6 gene encoding TNF receptor-associated factor 6 produces the protein MSLLYSDNSCGARDLESGCCAAMASACSIGVKEDGVSVSSGTGNSPSSFTEETQGYDVEFDPPLESKYECPICLMALREAVQTPCGHRFCKGCIVKSIRDAGHKCPVDNEILLENQLFPDNFAKREILSLMVKCPNKGCSMKMELRHLEDHQLQCDFSTVECPQCQGAFQKNHLKEHMTQECLRRQVCCPNCATSMAYEDKELHDQTCPLANVFCEYCNTVLIREQMPNHYDNDCPTAPVPCFYSAFGCPEKMQRNELARHMQEFTQVHMRMMAQCFQNISVTATNPVPFINGLPFEPALFSHVSHATYDCNPEVENFKETIQQLEGRLVRQDHQIRELIAKMETQNTHMAELKRTIRNLEGKITEMEAQQCNGIYIWKIENFSGLQKAQEEERPVVMHSPGFYTGKPGYKLCLRLHIQLPNAQRCANFISLFVHTMQGEYDSHLPWPFQGTIRLSILDQSEGPERQNHEEVMEAKPELLAFQRPTIHRNPKGFGYVTFMHLQTLKQRTFVKDDTLLVRCEVLTRLDLNSLRREGFQARSTDGAM, from the exons ATGAGCTTGCTATATAGTGATAACAGTTGTGGAGCACGAGACTTGGAAAGCGGCTGCTGTGCAGCCATGGCCAGTGCCTGCAGCATTGGAGTGAAAGAAGACGGCGTAAGCGTCAGCAGTGGGACTGGAAACTCTCCAAGTTCTTTCACAGAGGAAACACAAGGATATGATGTCGAGTTTGATCCGCCCTTGGAAAGTAAATATGAATGTCCTATATGTTTGATGGCTCTTCGGGAAGCAGTGCAGACACCATGTGGACACCGTTTCTGCAAAGGCTGCATTGTCAAATCAATAAG AGATGCAGGTCACAAATGTCCAGTAGACAACGAAATTCTGCTCGAAAATCAACTTTTTCCTGACAACTTTGCTAAACGAGAAATCCTTTCATTAATGGTTAAGTGTCCCAACAAGGGCTGCAGTATGAAGATGGAGCTGAGGCATTTAGAG GACCACCAGTTGCAGTGTGATTTTTCCACTGTGGAATGCCCACAGTGCCAAGGAGCCTTCCAGAAGAACCATCTGAAAGAGCACATGACACAGGAGTGTCTGAGGCGTCAAGTCTGTTGTCCAAACTGTGCCACTTCTATGGCCTATGAAGATAAAGAG CTTCATGACCAAACCTGCCCACTCGCCAATGTATTTTGTGAATATTGCAACACAGTGCTGATCAGAGAGCAG ATGCCTAACCATTACGACAATGATTGTCCTACTGCCCCAGTGCCATGTTTTTACAGTGCCTTTGGGTGCCCTGAAAAG ATGCAAAGGAATGAACTGGCACGACATATGCAGGAGTTCACTCAGGTTCACATGAGAATGATGgctcagtgttttcaaaatatcagTGTTACTGCTACAAATCCTGTACCCTTCATCAATGGCCTACCCTTTGAGCCTGCCCTCTTCTCACACGTGTCACATGCCACATATGATTGTAATCCAGAAGTTGAAAACTTCAAAGAAACTATTCAGCAGTTGGAAGGTCGTCTGGTAAGACAAGATCACCAAATCAGAGAACTCATTGCTAAAATGGAGACTCAAAACACTCACATGGCAGAACTCAAACGTACTATCCGAAATTTGGAGGGAAAGATTACTGAAATGGAGGCACAGCAATGTAATGGTATTTATATCTGGAAGATTGAGAACTTCAGTGGACTTCAGAaagcccaggaagaagagaGACCTGTTGTGATGCACAGTCCTGGCTTCTACACTGGAAAGCCTGGCTACAAGCTGTGTTTGCGCCTGCATATCCAGTTACCAAATGCTCAGCGTTGTGCTAATTTTATATCTCTGTTTGTCCACACTATGCAAGGAGAATATGACAGCCATCTGCCTTGGCCTTTCCAAGGCACTATACGACTTTCTATTTTGGATCAATCAGAAGGCCCTGAAAGGCAGAATCATGAAGAAGTAATGGAAGCCAAGCCAGAGTTACTAGCCTTCCAGAGACCAACAATTCACCGCAATCCAAAAGGTTTTGGTTATGTGACTTTCATGCACCTGCAAACCTTGAAACAAAGAACCTTCGTAAAGGATGATACCCTTCTGGTGCGCTGTGAAGTTCTAACGCGTCTAGATTTAAACAGTCTCCGCAGAGAAGGATTTCAAGCTCGCAGTACTGATGGAGCTATGTAG